The nucleotide window CCTCTCCAGTTCACCAGGTTGCACAAACGGGGCGACGTaggggtgctgcagcgcctccaccgcggAGAGTCGCCTCCGCGGGTTGAAGACAAGGAGCTTCATCATCAAGTCTGTCGCCTCGCTATCCTTCAGGCTCTTGTTCCCCACAAGTGGAGAGAAGCTCAGCGGGGTCGGAAGGGAGTTGATGAGCGTTTCGAGCTCGGGCGAGTGGATGCTGCGCACGTCTGCGTCGCTCGGCACGCCGATGGCCTCGACGATTAGGCGGAGTTGATCCAGCGTGTTGCGGCCCTCAAAGAGCGGGTGGCCCAGCAGCATCTCCCCAATCACACATCCGATGGCCCACATGTCCATCGCTGTGGAGTACGCGCGCGACTTCACTAAGATCTCCGGTGACCGGTACCACCGGGTTGCGATGTAGTCCGTCAGGTCCAGAAACTCCTGCTCGTTGTCGAAGCCGCTGCGAAATGTGCGGGCCAAGCCAAAGTCTCCGAGTTTGATGGAGCAGTCGCTGCTCACAAATACGTTGGCCGGCTTCAAGTCCCGGTGAATGACGTTTTGTgcgtggagctgcgccacggTGCGAAGTAGCTGATAGGTGAGGAAGCGCTTGTGATCGCGCTGCAGAAGGTTTTTACGGATAATCGCCGTGAGGTCTGTCTCTATCAGCTCAAAGACGAGGTACAGGTCAATGTCGTTAGCCGCACGAATCACGTTGAGGATGTCGACAACAAAGGGGTtgtgtcgcagctgctgcagtagCATGACTTCCCGATAGGTGCGCTGAGCGTCTTGAACGTTGCCAAAGGCGTCGTAGACCTTTTTGAGGGCTACGAGTTTGCCAGTAAGGTGGTCGAGGGCACACCACACTACCCCGtaagcgccgctgccaatGTGGCGGAGAATGCGGTAGCGCTGCTCAACCTCGCCGTCGAGGCCATAGGAGGTCATAGTGGCAGTGATGAGAGGGCTGCAAGAGAgatgggggaagggagaaagaggtaAGCGTAGAGAGGCCAAAATTGTAGGCTTCGATTCGGGTTCTATAGCGTATTGAGGTGCGACAATTCACGCGCGTACGCTATGCCTTTTCTCTGCATACCCACCCACAAgggaggcaaaaaaaaaacaacgaGAAGAGTAGACAGAAAAAATGGGCAataaacgcacacacacacacacacagtcgtGGGAGGTCAAGTGCTGCACACGGTGTATAGTTCTCCTTGCCTTTTCGTTTATTAGCTAGCACTTCCTCAACCAACGTCGGACGCTGGCGTACAGGTGAAACGACCAGACAAAAGATCGCGCGCCCGAGCGAGAGGCATTGATGtgagaggcaaagaaaaagggggtgcCGATGGAAGACAGAGAAGTGAGATGGTAGCAACCAGACACACAGGAGAAGGCCACGCATTCGTTAAGCATTCCCTCAGGCAAAAGAGCGCTCTCTTCTGAGATCCTGTCTGCCTCGCACCTACCGTCATGCACGTGGAAGCGTCACGCCTTGCGCATTTCgtacaagagagagagagactgagGAAAAGGACTAGGCGCTTTCTTTGTAAGAGCACTGGCCGAAACACTTCCTCGAAGCGCGTGGGCTCCGTCTTCTCTGCAGCCGCCCCTTTGTCGTGATAGGGGTCGATGGCTGTTCCTGCGTTAGGTTTAcgtgcgcttctttttttttttttactgtGGTGATCCACCATACGATCACCATGTCTTTTTTTCGCCTTTAGGCGTCACCCCTCTGCTTAGCCGTGCACGTATGTTAGTGACACACTATCGTTTCTCCTGTTCTTCTTCGTTCTGCCGGCGCGTGGTAGTGCTGGTGCAGTGTGCAGTTACACGGCgtcctttccttccttcttcCCCCAAACTACCCCTCGTCCCTTGTACATTCCGGCACGTGGCAAGCGACGTTTCAAGCAAACGAGGGGGCGAcataaacacacacacacacacacacacgttctCGGGAGGAGCTGCAAACGTGCAGGCACACCCTGAGATGCTGCATCGCTGTCCCTCAGTTCGGCCCACAGGAAGAGcaagaggggaagaagggaccgcgagagagaagaatcGGGGAGTGGGGTGAAGAAAGGAGATGAGGTTCACGGAGAGCGAAGGGGTGATAGACAGAGTAGGAGAGTAGCCAATGAACAACAGCGCTTGAGGGGCAGcgagcgagaaaaagagaggaggtggacgaGTGACGGGCTTttggtggtggcgcacagacacacccaggcagagaggagaggaaagggtgATATCCCACATACAAACAAAAGCGCTCAACAGGGATCATACGAAAACATCGCGCGTCTTCCGCTTCGTTTAAAAAGGCTGAACAGAAGGACACTCGCAACGCCATCGTCCTTGACACATGcgcaaaagaaaacaaacagcagcagcgggaagAAGTAGGGTGAGAGTGTGATCGACTTTGTCTCTTTTGGTTTGACCGTTTTCCCTTCGTCGCCTCCACTCCACAACCCTCTCCGTCCCATTTGCCAAATGCTGTTGCTGGATGTCTACTGGCCCTTTCATTCCCCCTCCatcaccctctcccctcaaTCTCTAGTCGACCCCAACCCCTCTACTTgtccttcttccctctttttttttccgtgcTCGTGCCTTCttcacccccttctcttcgccGATCCACGCCATTCTCGATCACTGCACACGACAGGAATGCGAACAGAAAACATTCTTGCGGCCTCCTTCCCTCTAGGCCGTTGAACTGCAGAAAAAAGACACAGTAGGCTCCGAGACGAGTCGGAGTAGAAAAGTGCCCCCCTCATGTCCTTTGTCTTGAGCTGTTCTGTCAGCATAATCACAACGGACCGTGCTGACGGTGCCAAGACG belongs to Leishmania braziliensis MHOM/BR/75/M2904 complete genome, chromosome 36 and includes:
- a CDS encoding mitogen activated protein kinase homologue encodes the protein MTSYGLDGEVEQRYRILRHIGSGAYGVVWCALDHLTGKLVALKKVYDAFGNVQDAQRTYREVMLLQQLRHNPFVVDILNVIRAANDIDLYLVFELIETDLTAIIRKNLLQRDHKRFLTYQLLRTVAQLHAQNVIHRDLKPANVFVSSDCSIKLGDFGLARTFRSGFDNEQEFLDLTDYIATRWYRSPEILVKSRAYSTAMDMWAIGCVIGEMLLGHPLFEGRNTLDQLRLIVEAIGVPSDADVRSIHSPELETLINSLPTPLSFSPLVGNKSLKDSEATDLMMKLLVFNPRRRLSAVEALQHPYVAPFVQPGELERIEGLDPLVLPLVDEKIYTKEEYKATLYNEISMHYRHHITDVY